Proteins co-encoded in one Armatimonadota bacterium genomic window:
- the paaC gene encoding 1,2-phenylacetyl-CoA epoxidase subunit PaaC — translation MTGLWTAADAPVALRDDAVQAALCGVLRAWADDELILGHRHAEWTGFAPDIESDVALSSIAQEELGHARVLYEQVAAATGATPDGLAFGRDAPAFGNAVLVEHPNGDWGFTIVRAWLYDHADAVRLADLADAPLGPFAALARALQREEKYHLLFSDAWLVRLARAGDEATARLQAALDAIWPDALGLFEETDDHARLVGDGLLPAGPVAQRGRFEAAVRPRLETLGLRPPSVAAATGGRRGHHTAALQALLEEMTSVWRTDPTARW, via the coding sequence ATGACCGGGCTGTGGACGGCGGCCGATGCGCCCGTCGCCCTGCGGGACGACGCCGTCCAGGCCGCGCTGTGCGGTGTGCTGCGGGCCTGGGCCGACGACGAGCTGATCCTGGGCCACCGCCACGCGGAGTGGACGGGGTTCGCGCCGGACATCGAGTCCGACGTCGCGCTGTCGTCGATCGCCCAGGAGGAGCTCGGGCACGCCCGCGTGCTCTACGAGCAGGTCGCGGCGGCGACCGGGGCGACACCCGACGGGCTCGCCTTCGGGCGGGACGCGCCAGCGTTTGGCAACGCGGTGCTGGTCGAGCACCCCAACGGCGACTGGGGTTTCACCATCGTGCGCGCATGGTTGTACGATCACGCCGATGCCGTCCGGCTGGCCGACCTGGCCGACGCGCCCCTGGGCCCGTTCGCGGCGCTGGCCAGAGCGCTGCAGCGCGAGGAGAAGTACCACCTCCTGTTCAGCGATGCGTGGCTGGTGCGCCTGGCCCGCGCCGGCGACGAGGCGACCGCCCGGCTCCAGGCGGCGCTGGACGCCATCTGGCCCGACGCCCTCGGGCTGTTCGAGGAGACCGACGATCACGCGCGCCTGGTCGGCGACGGGCTGCTGCCCGCCGGGCCGGTGGCACAGCGCGGCCGGTTCGAGGCCGCCGTGCGACCGCGTCTGGAGACGCTGGGCCTGCGTCCCCCATCGGTGGCCGCGGCCACCGGCGGCCGGCGCGGCCACCACACGGCCGCGCTGCAGGCGCTCCTGGAGGAGATGACGTCGGTGTGGCGTACCGATCCCACCGCGCGCTGGTGA